In Solanum lycopersicum chromosome 3, SLM_r2.1, the genomic stretch CTTTGAAAATGAGCTAACTGGTTCTGCAACTCTAGGATGCCAGCAGctttttgtgaaaggattgcaTTTAATCGAGAAATATAATTGTCCAGCTGGTTCCCTGGTTGATCTGCCTCAACTAATAGATTCATCTCCTGAAATTGTGAAACAGCAAGCAAAATTAATGTGTCTACAAAGTGACAAGCAAATACGCAACCATGGAAAAAACTACAAACATCAGGTATAATCAGTAACATCACCAATTTTGAGAATATATATCTACTCCAACTCCCTATGCTGAAGGCGTAAAGCATTGTTCCCACAAAATTCATGTTCATTACATACCTCTCGAACAATGTCCATTGTTTCCTCCACTTGTTTCCGATGCGCATTCACAAGATCTTCCTCATcctgaaaaattaaatataaagcatTCAGAGGCACACTCAGGCTAAGTGAAATTCCGCAATTTTCCAAAATATAGATTCACCTTTAAGAGAGCATTCAGATCATCATCCGAGTTTGAATACTTTGCCTCTGTTCTAGGTGGCTCCTTCCACTTTGTCTGAGCATTTGCTCTCTTCATTTTATCTTCTGAATTGGAGATAGAGTAACCATCAAGCTTCTCATTCTTCTTCGACATTGGCTTCTCTTGTTCATAGAAATCTTCATCATATTCATCTTTGTCAGTTTGTTCAGGCCATGAATCACCGGTATCATCTTCAAATGTTGATGTAGAAGGTACAACTGCAGAAAAAGATAATGTTGTCGACTCCTTAAGATTCAGTGTTGAGGATGAGACATCCTTCTTTGAGTTGTTCCCTTTTGAAAGACTCTTCACCCTGAGATTTACAGCAAAATGCAAAGCTAAGACTATGAACACAGAAAATAGCAGCCGTGGAAACAAAATCTTATTCAAGAAATGATTACCTGTCAGCATATCTTAATGTATTTAAGGTATGCTCACAAGATCCTGCATTTGGGGAAATGCAAGATATCATAACAGTACGACTATTTCCAACAAAAGAGTCCCTCAGCACTTCAGTTAATTTACTGCCTCTAAAAGGAATATGGTTTTGATCATTGTCAAGGGCTCTAATGCATTCCTTTAGTGCCAGCAAACTTTTATTAATCTCTGCTCCTTCAATTCTGCATAACAGAAGACAAGGTAAATATGGTAGTAAGAACAGAATTTAGCGATACAATATTGTTAAAAGACGAAGAAAAGCAGTAATTTAGTAGATAAACACCTGGTTTGCTTATCATTATCAGTTGTGTCTGCACCACGTTCACTTCCTGCAAGGTCTATGAAGGAAAGCTTCCCAATAACACGGGGAGGTTTAGATTCGCTACCGTCAGCTGACCTCTTAACAGAAAGCTGTAGAATAGCATGTGACCTAGATGATTCCTCATTGGCACCAGTGGTGCCAGTACTTCTAGTTGCATTTCCTCTGTCAATGAGCTCCTTAATCATCTCCACATCAGAGACCCTGTATTCTTGCAATCCAACTATACATACTTGTTGTTTACCATCCTCTCTCATGCAAAGTTTCCTGCAAAGAATTGGTTTCAGTTATCCTCAGAAATTACGACAATGTAACAAAATGCAGAAACACTTACTTCCGTTCATTAAGCAAGTCATAGAGCTTTCCCCCATATATCtcaaaaaaactgaaaaacaaTTGAAAGCCCTGGTTCCGGTATGTATGATGAATGAGCCTCAAAAGATCCCTAGATGCCCTCAGAGGTAGTGGTTTCATAGTATACGTTTTGCCACTTCCTGAATAAGCCAAAGATGAAAAGAATTTTACAGGAAGTTATAGAAAAGTAAGAAAACCAAGCCTCTTTGCACGATCATCACAGATAGTTGACACCAGATTGATTATGAAAACAGACTTGGAAGCACAGTCAAAGACTTCTCAAGGAAGCTGTAAAATTGGCATATGACAGAATAAATTGACTGGGCATTGGTTATTTCATATGTCTAGCATTTAAAATAGTGGACTGAAATTACTGCATATGAAATGACTGGAAGACAAATTTTGACGATAATGcaagaagaaaatttgaaaacttgAGGCTATTTTTATCAGCAATTGCATCATCAGCTGATTAATATTCTTTGTAATGGTTCCTAAAATAGTTGAATTTGTATGAATGAAATACACTAGAACTTGCCATGACCTAGATCCCTGGAGAATGAGCATTTACCATTGAATGTAGAATGATCTTTTCTCATTTCTAAGAAAATGTCTGCACATTCTGCAGGGCTGTGAGATTAAAAGCCTCTGATAGTGTTATATTTATAAAGACCTGGAACTTCAGGAATTGTTGCAATAAGAGAATTTTAGTACAAATACTTCTTAGTACACCAAATCGCCCTACTCCCTGAACTGCTAGAAGCACTAGATGGTGTTTGATGTTTAAATCTTGATCTTAAACCAGTTGATAAAGGAGTTTGAACATtgcaataacaaagaaaaaccacaAATGATTACAGGTGTAGAATATATCCCTTAGCATCAATAAGCAGAGGGTCTAAAAGCAATATTAACAAGTGTTTTGTAAAAACTCAACCCACATGATAAGTGCATTACTAAATATTGGAGAACACTGATAAATCGAGCAAATAGTAACAATGTGTAAGTGCATTCAGACCACTATTCTTCACAGTTCGAACTAGCAAAAGGACAAGTAAGTGGATGAAGTCAAAACAACTTGTTGAGAAATAATGGTgacattgataaaaaaaaatactgatTAAGCTTAGGTAGCATACCTGTTTGTCCATATGCAAAGCAAGTAGCTTTTGTGCGTTGGAAAATTATTGGGACAATGGGCTCCACCGTTTCATGGTATACCTAATGAGACATGTGACGGACCAAAGTTAACAATGATCTGAATGCAGTTAGGAGTTTTGGGGTCTGATGTAGAATCGTGTATTTTATAATCACCTCATCATTCGAAACCTCCTCATTTAGCACAGCATCAAAGACAAACTCATGCTTCTCAACATATTGAGTCAGATCAACCTGTATTATAGTCGTATATAAAAACTTCAAACTCAAAGAAAAAGGTTTTAGGGCAAACTTGGGCAAAACTAAGCAGCGACACATAGGAGGGAGATTTACAAAACACAAAGAGATCAATGGTCATGTCAAATAATCATATTTCCACATTCGTGTATTCTTGCAGAAGTTCTTGGCAACCAAGAAGAGATATCTTTGTTAGCAAAATGATTTCCATTGGGCAAATAATGGGTAAATGTTTGACAACAGTGATTTTCAGGTTTTCAATTACTAGAATATTCATTCTAGTCACGAGACTGAAATTGAAGGGAGTGACATGCATATTCAACTGCCAATACAGGATAAAAATAACTGCATTTCCACAAACCTTTAGTTTAGTTTCATGAACTACTAGAGAGTTGAAACGTGTTTCAACGATGTCTTCTTCATTCTTCGTTAATTCCTTTTTGTTTAGTGGTCGCTTACGCACCTGGAAGTAGATAATAATTAGTAACAACTTGAACAAGTACTAACAACTCTTTCACGTGCAAATACACATGAAAGAAGGTAGACTACTCTTGTgcaagttaaaaaataaagaaatcacATTACAGGGATTGCATGCTAGATATTGTTAAGAAAATGAGAACTGATTCTGCGCTATACAAACTGAGAAGTAGAATACTTAGACTCCAGAACTAGAAGCAATGAAGTTGAGTAAAACATACCACCACTTTGATCTTTGCGACATTGCTGGCCTTGTCTTTATCAACAGCAAAACTCTTAGAGACGTTACTCTCTGGCAAGCCCCGAACTCGACCAGTTTGCTTGTTGTTTGCAAGGAATTGCTCCGAGTCATCAAAGCTTTTTGCTCGAGCAAAATGATGCATGGAAGGAGCATCATACAACCCAGCAACAGGCATCTATATATAGAAACTCCACATAAGAGAACTTAAAAACTAAACTATAGGAATTATAAATGTAGAACTATAAAATTTCAGTCAAACTAGTATgatattatatgaattatatagCAGATACAAGGACCAAATTGAGGTATATCAAATTGTTGATATCCAAATATATGGTGTTGAAGTGTTTGACCAAATGATGCTACGATAAAATGTTGCTCAAAGAGCCGAAGTGTGTCAACCTGGAGACCCTAACATCTAACTGCTCCATCATCtaagtgaagaaaaagagaatGCAGGAGTAGGCACAGCAGgcaaagaaagaaataaacaaaTGGTTCAATCACAAAGCGAGTTTGCACTATATATAGTAACAGAAAAATCAACAGGCAAAATGGCAAGAGCTTTGGTGGCATTGGAAAAGTAAGAAGCTCTAAACATGTGAAACTTATGAAAAGTGGACAACAATTCCATGGCACTGTAAAAAAAGAAGCTATAATCCAAcgaatatcaaataaaaactcACTAAAGCAGCTAACTTTAGGAAGTAATTGCACATCTTGCACTGACATAACAAGGGTGATGTCGAATGCATGACTCAAATAATTAGATTATCCAATCCCCATAAAAGTACGACCCGACAAATTGTTTAGATGAGAAACCAAACCTCTGGTAGAAGCTCAGTATCCAATGAGTGTAGATCTAAGAGTCCAGGACTGAACTCATTGGGACATACTTCTTCGTCACCATTCCTTCTCTGGCTTGAATGTCGATAATTCCCCGGCGGCGTCAAAGGCTCCGCAAAGAGATCGCTTCCTCCACTATATGTCCTCTGTGCACCTCTAAGCATTCTCGACCCTTGAGCTCCACCATAGTATCCATATTCCTGTCCCTTCACcgacatcaaaatcaaataaacacAATGAACGAAACCACTGTATAATCAGATCTATGAGCTAGGGCAAAAATAAGCtcagaaaaaacaaaaaaaaaaggtagagAAAATCGAAAACCTGTGGAGCCTGAGGAACATTATTATTTGAAGTTTGAAGATGTTGAAGACCAGCTGATTGAAGCCATCTTCCATTAGATGACGTCTCCAGGAAGTTATCAGAGTATTGCCTCTGGTGATGCGCCGTTGACGTTCCAGATCTTTGCCTTCCAACTGCATTCATGTTTTTTCACTACTTCAATCTCCGATTAAATCCAATATCCTCTTCTTCCACAAACAACAAATTTCCACACCTCCAAAGCACAATCAATCAGCTGATacacctctctctctctccgtCTCTATAAATCAACGATTCGATGAACAGATTAGTTTCACAGTGCCCAGAAGGTATCAGAAAGAGAGAAatagaagatgaagatgaaatgAAAGACTCAGTGGGCTTTCAAAAGCATCTAAAAAGGTTAACGGTTCTGATTCATTTCACCGTCACAAACAGTAAAAAGTAAATCTGAAGGTATTTTTCAGTGCGATAAAAGGAGAGACGAAGACGAAGAGCGGATGAGAtacagaaaaaatatttatttatttttaaccaaCCAGAACAGACACGATTAATTAGAAATGTTCAAAATACCATTTTTGAATTTAGCACGTGTGAAGGAGGGTTAGGCACGTGTGAGGGGTTTCTGGTGGGGGCCCACTAGTTTTTGAATTTGAAGATAGGAAAACAGGCTCACATGGTGGGGCTACGTCGTTTTATGCATTCATTGGCCAAATATTGTTTATTAATATATGTGattacatttaattaattatgggtTAAATTTTGACTAATTCTGAACCCGCCTTTGACTTGTATTCAAATTTTGGTACATGTTTGGAGTGGTGATACGTGTATAAGATCAACGGTGGATTTTGAATAATTGAACGTGCGAATATCGTGGTCAGAAGTAATTTAAATCAAATGGCCGGTGAGTGTGTCCAACTTTTCGAATGGACCCGTTTAGATGCACTTTTAATAGATGGATTTAGTTAGTGGAATGTTCCATGctacaaaatttaaatacatatcCCTTTTTCTAGGTCACCGTTTATgtctttgtttcaatttttttaaaaaattatatatatatatatttagtggtGGAGCTAAAAGTCGTAATAaggatttaaaatttgagaaagtAAATATTTAGAACTGATTGAATGGGGTTTAAtatctattatatattattaatataaaataattttaaccatatataaatagtaattttttcaCCGAAGAGGGTTAGGATGAACTTTCTGACATATTGTTGGTCCACGCTTGTACGTATTTACTCCATTTCAatctatttatttgattttgacttgatatataatattaaaaagcgtaaaaactTGTGAATCTTATAGTCGTAAGTTATATATGTGGAATGTATCaaaatgttctttcttttttttttttacaagaaaCACAACATTAATAACATAAACGACACAATCATACAAGTGAACTTGAGAAGAATAGGATGTTTGCATACTACATATCTACATTTTGAAAACACTTTATGTTGTTTTGAATCTCTATAAATCTAGAAACTTTTGGTTGCATTGTAGATCAAATAATATTCGAGATAATCGGCTATAGGATGGATAATCTCTCGGAAGGATAGGTTTTATAACAACAAAACTTGTTGTTTTAGAGCATGTTCATTTCACACTAACTAAAACGGAATTTAATCACCAAGGTAGAGTTGGTCATTCTGTAGATCCAAGATAGAACTCTGGTCCTGCTACTCCTTCCCTAATAGCGTTCAGTTGTTGGTTATACTGTTGACTAGGCTTATTGTTTCCattcttattatatttatataatttcatgaCTCAAATGGATCTACATATATGATCTTTCATTTACAATGAAATACAAAACCAACACATCTCAATGAATACACTGAAATTATAGCTATACAAACGGTTGAGAACAGTTTTCAAAAAGATTGTTTTTGATAGTCTGATTCAAATGCATTAGCATTAAAACACAGTTTaactatatgtatatatatcagTATAAATCTTTTCAATgaacttttttcctttttctaactTGTATTCATAATAATTTCGCCATGATACTTTTAAATAAGGCGTTTTTCATTTTAAGATACCAAAACAAACTTAAGCATAGTGTTTTTGTCGATTGTAAAATGATTAGTGTTTGTTTCTTAACAATGAGGTTCACAAAATTAGGTCAATGCAATGTGTTTGACTTGTTTTGAATTAGAAATTGCACAATATATAGGCTTGTTTGGCTATAGattattcaaataatatttggaggAAAAAACTTAGCAAATAGTGTATGTCCATACACTTAGctattatttgacaaatatttcaaatttttaaatactagttttttcaaactagtatttgagtcaaatctcattatttgagattttttaaaaattgaaattttatcccaaacttttatcttttataaaaacaaCCTCTATAGTTGTTGCTTACAttgtattacatatttttttacgtTAATTCCAAAGTAGTGATGAAATATCCGGTGAATgttaaatgataatatgattattgatgaaaatgatgaacaatcGGCTCAAGATAACAAAATCATGTGTTTTGTCTACTTCACCATGTATGAAATGATGTTTGTTGCAttcactccaaattaccacattgctctagtgtcatggacactatttgttattgttgtaacaaagatccaattgacttgtataatacaaatttattgttagttttgatatttttaaaacttatgggtataatcatatttttctataaaagtgaaatatatttcccgaATACAATgaccaaacacatggtgaaatttcatccaaatcttcacccaaataatatttggcaaaaatatttgaaaatctatgatcaaacgctgacatagtttttttttttcaaaattattgtaGGTGGTATTCCGTATAATTTCTCACTTGGCCTATATGGTCTAAAGTTTGTCCTGAAGGTATCACACAGATTCATTGAAACTTTTAAATTAAGGTCTAAAAATTAAACTTACCTATAAATAATTAGAGGGCAATAACCACAATAAAAGCTATTTGGAAAATCAGGCGTGTTCATGGTTAACTTAGAAGAGGACCACTATGTTTAGACTTAAGAGGGCAAAGCACTGACAAGTTGATCGTGATTTAGTCTTCATCTTCTCTTGAGCTCAATATAcgtatttttaatttaagattataaaattaaatagtcAAACAAATTAGACGGGAGGaaataattaatcaaagaaACTTCTAGTAGtacaaaagttgaaaaaatagaagaatgtGAGCTTTGTTGTTCCCCGACCGTTTTAGCTTAggagaagaacaaaaaaatactaGTGTCAGCATTAACTAAATAAGGTTACAATTTAATTTGCACAAATCTACTCTCTCTATGGAATAAAATCATTCAGAAAATACTAGCTCTATATAAAGTTAATATGCGAATTCTATAAAAGAAACtttgaatatgaaataaaatcatCCAGAAAATATTAGctttattatgaaattaatacTACAAAAAGGGCTTAAAATATcctcaaattatttaaaatggtataaaattatctTCCATTTAACTATTTGCTCCAAAATATCCTTTTCACCCActtattgggtccaaaatacccttgtcatccatcttttggtttaaaattgaccacttatttaacggttttatatttaaactatttaaatattttattaaatacgTGACGCTcaactatttattataatttaacttattagtataatttataaattaatactctacccactcattactaattaaatccctccaaattaataaacccgtcacattattaatgcaacaacagaaaattccaattgagtgtttttaaaaaatttgaggcgaaaatatctatagaagtaaattatcatacattcaagtgcctaaataaaaattaccgataaacttaaaagtctgactatgtttatcttaattattcttacgtctcaattatgtgatgttacttcatatgtaactttttccaaaataatataataaaggttttaaaacaaatcataaatatttataaaattatattcaaaaaaagtgtatgaattaattcgggatgtattacttctttacctttaatcataaacttctaattcaatcttgaaagagaatcctattgaaagtgtcctcctaaataagcgactaaacttaaatttaattgtGGCTTCAATTCGAactcaaataattttggatgtcattttcaggaatctataatttcatcgtgttttagtaatgtttatgacaattttgatattataattgactTATTAATTTGGTGGAGtttttaattagtaatgagtgAGTACTaagttgatttataaattatattaataaattaaattataaccaatagttgaacgtcaagtatttttaaacatatttaaaaagtttaattttaaaacaattaaagaagTATTCAATTTTGAATCTAAAGATCGATAACAAAGGTATTTTGGAGATGAagataattttataccattttcaatacttcaaggatattttaggcTCTTTTCTATTAATATTATGTGAATTCTATATAAGAAACTTTGAGTAGTAGAAAAGGTGGAAATTATGAAAACTAAAAGATGAGGTCACAATTAATTTGCAGAAATCCACTCttcatatgaaataaaataattcattcatAAGATGTTAGCTCTATCGTAACGTTAATATGAATTCCATAACATAAGTCACAATCGAGTATCATAATGTTTTTGAAATACAAATCTAAAAGGCGCGGGATTTGATCTTATACCGACAAGGCGTCTCTATCTCTATCCAGTCTTTTCAACTAACTTGAAAAGACATTCAAAATTACACCaaactgatttttattttttgtcaaccAATACCTACTGTTACAAATAGCAAACTTATTATAAAGATTGACATTCTCTGAAAGGGTCATATCTACAGTAAATTgctaaaaggaaaataatgacatttacACATTGGTCTGAATTATATCAATTTCCAAACAAGTTTATTCTCTCATTTATAACACTTTAAACTCAGTTTCCTTTAGTGTTCTCTCCCCTCTCGCTATACATTTTTTTACTACAGTTCAGAGAGGATCCAGGAGAAGAAAGAGATAAAACGTTACAAAAGGTTGAGAGGAAAAATGTGCACCTCCGCATAGAACAGACAGAACTTGTGGAGATACGACTAATGACGGCCTGGAGTTTCACAGCCAGAGCCCAGACTATTCGAAAGTACATAGCAAGTACTTCACCTTCATTTTTCTTTCGTTTGGTCTGTCTTTTCCTCTGATTTAGTTCCGGCATCAACATTTTTGCCAAAGCCAAGTTCTGACATGTCTTGCTTCGCCATCAAATTCCTGCAATTGCGCTAATGAAACAATCATCTCTTTGCTGTCTAAATTCCTATACTATGAGGATAATTGTTGTTTATTAACATAGAGATAGATTACATAACAGAAAACACCTAAAAACAGCACATATTAGTCAAACCGTCTCACTAAAAACCATCAATGTGTGTTTAAATGTGGTAACAAAGCCTCGTGTTGTTTCAAAGGAAAAAGAGAAGGTATTTCAGACCTCCGCGTGTTCAGAATATCAAGGTTTTGTGCTTCCTGAGATCTTCTCATCAACTATATGGGAATTATCCTCAAACTCTTTCTATTCCTATAGTTTAAGGAGGAATTCTTCTCTTCAAATTGCACATCTAATGCTGGTATACATTAAAAACAATATTAAGAATACTGCTATTTATATAAAGTGCAATGGCTCCAAATTAAACTGTCACATGCAGCACGTGACTgcaataaattcaaaatcaacaAGCACCAGTATTGCACTGTTCATTTCTTATTCATGTAAAACACCAAATAGAAGATTTTTTCCCCGGTAAAGAcagataagaaaaaaatgaagttgcACTATGAAGTAATTTGAGAAAGAAACAAGAGTCCTAATTCCAACTAATGCTGTCATCATCCTCTGCTAGGACTACCACCGCATCAATTAACTGTTGAGACCCACTGCCTCAGATATTGATCATGTTTTACGTTAGGAAGCTTTTCACCTTTTGCTCCAGTGGACAAAATTTAGGGGCAAGCACTCTTTCGGATACATTCCGAGgcataatttcatatttaaggATATAGAAGATGAATTTATAAAGTTGCTATATAGAAGTTATACAAACTTGAACACTTTGTAGTGCAGTGACCAAAGCAAGTAAAGACCTTTGATGACTACATTAAGCTGTGAGCTAAAGTATACTTTAAAACTTAAGTGGTGTAGCAAGTTTTCCGAACCAATCAAATGAACTTACTTCTCCATTCGGCACTCCAGGTACTTCCTAGAGAGATGTCTACACTCCTCGGATTTATGCCCAGCGGACTTAAGACAATTGAGGTATTCCTTCTTCTCCTAAAATGAAccaaagagaaaataaataagaaaagaaactaAATATACCACGGAAACCCTACGCTTgatcacaaaaaaatcatttttcttaattaaaattggAAGTGACACACAGAAGGCATCACAAAACAAATTAACTATGAGATTTTTGAAAGGACTCTACCAGGTCACATAAATGCATGTGATCCAACGGGAAAACTCCTTTCTCTGGTGGAACCGGTCTCAGTCCTCTATTTCCACCAAATGCTCCTCCttcaaagaattaaaataaatatttgaaacacaagagtaaaaaataagtaaacaaatacAAATAGAACTACAAAGATTCTCCCTCTGGTTTAGGTTGCTGTGCATCAACCGTGACTGTGAAATATGTGCAATCCCTTGTGCTTCTAAGAAAAAAGCTTTTATACTACCACTTGATTAGTTCAAATGGCTCATTTAAGTTTATCCTTCCAGAATGTCTTGAAATATCGAAAATGGCTTTGCATTGTGTCTTTCATCATGATAAGGCATTGAAATACCTTTTGCTttccaaaaaaggaaaaaaaaagtctGTTGTGTCAATATCAATTTCCAACGAAAACTTCATCCTCTTGGCAAACTTtccttaattaataattaaaaactcGGAAGTTTCATAGTGAGGACAAAGGATCAATCACCAGactgattttaaaaataaaagctCCATGACGTTGACTCTATAAAGATGGCGGTTGGACCATTTTGCACACACCGTGACTAATCCACTAGGTACTTGTTTACCTCCCACCACAGACATTGCAGGAAACTCTCTACTGGCTTCCACAAACAAATGGAGAGAAAGtacctaaatttttttgtttctacaAGGATGAACCCTAGTCTTCCATGATCAATTCCAACATCGTTAACCGTTAGGCTACAATATTGCAAATGACAAtgggaaaaaaagaaaggataacatgcttttcatctgaaaataataatatatgatgctGAAACTCATA encodes the following:
- the LOC101260217 gene encoding kinesin-like protein KIN-13B isoform X1, which translates into the protein MNAVGRQRSGTSTAHHQRQYSDNFLETSSNGRWLQSAGLQHLQTSNNNVPQAPQGQEYGYYGGAQGSRMLRGAQRTYSGGSDLFAEPLTPPGNYRHSSQRRNGDEEVCPNEFSPGLLDLHSLDTELLPEMPVAGLYDAPSMHHFARAKSFDDSEQFLANNKQTGRVRGLPESNVSKSFAVDKDKASNVAKIKVVVRKRPLNKKELTKNEEDIVETRFNSLVVHETKLKVDLTQYVEKHEFVFDAVLNEEVSNDEVYHETVEPIVPIIFQRTKATCFAYGQTGSGKTYTMKPLPLRASRDLLRLIHHTYRNQGFQLFFSFFEIYGGKLYDLLNERKKLCMREDGKQQVCIVGLQEYRVSDVEMIKELIDRGNATRSTGTTGANEESSRSHAILQLSVKRSADGSESKPPRVIGKLSFIDLAGSERGADTTDNDKQTRIEGAEINKSLLALKECIRALDNDQNHIPFRGSKLTEVLRDSFVGNSRTVMISCISPNAGSCEHTLNTLRYADRVKSLSKGNNSKKDVSSSTLNLKESTTLSFSAVVPSTSTFEDDTGDSWPEQTDKDEYDEDFYEQEKPMSKKNEKLDGYSISNSEDKMKRANAQTKWKEPPRTEAKYSNSDDDLNALLKDEEDLVNAHRKQVEETMDIVREEMNLLVEADQPGNQLDNYISRLNAILSQKAAGILELQNQLAHFQRRLKEHNVLVSSGN
- the LOC101259927 gene encoding uncharacterized protein isoform X1; the protein is MSFSVANIIGGAFGGNRGLRPVPPEKGVFPLDHMHLCDLEKKEYLNCLKSAGHKSEECRHLSRKYLECRMEKNLMAKQDMSELGFGKNVDAGTKSEEKTDQTKEK
- the LOC101259927 gene encoding uncharacterized protein isoform X2, with amino-acid sequence MSAGGAFGGNRGLRPVPPEKGVFPLDHMHLCDLEKKEYLNCLKSAGHKSEECRHLSRKYLECRMEKNLMAKQDMSELGFGKNVDAGTKSEEKTDQTKEK
- the LOC101260217 gene encoding kinesin-like protein KIN-13B isoform X2, coding for MNAVGRQRSGTSTAHHQRQYSDNFLETSSNGRWLQSAGLQHLQTSNNNVPQAPQEYGYYGGAQGSRMLRGAQRTYSGGSDLFAEPLTPPGNYRHSSQRRNGDEEVCPNEFSPGLLDLHSLDTELLPEMPVAGLYDAPSMHHFARAKSFDDSEQFLANNKQTGRVRGLPESNVSKSFAVDKDKASNVAKIKVVVRKRPLNKKELTKNEEDIVETRFNSLVVHETKLKVDLTQYVEKHEFVFDAVLNEEVSNDEVYHETVEPIVPIIFQRTKATCFAYGQTGSGKTYTMKPLPLRASRDLLRLIHHTYRNQGFQLFFSFFEIYGGKLYDLLNERKKLCMREDGKQQVCIVGLQEYRVSDVEMIKELIDRGNATRSTGTTGANEESSRSHAILQLSVKRSADGSESKPPRVIGKLSFIDLAGSERGADTTDNDKQTRIEGAEINKSLLALKECIRALDNDQNHIPFRGSKLTEVLRDSFVGNSRTVMISCISPNAGSCEHTLNTLRYADRVKSLSKGNNSKKDVSSSTLNLKESTTLSFSAVVPSTSTFEDDTGDSWPEQTDKDEYDEDFYEQEKPMSKKNEKLDGYSISNSEDKMKRANAQTKWKEPPRTEAKYSNSDDDLNALLKDEEDLVNAHRKQVEETMDIVREEMNLLVEADQPGNQLDNYISRLNAILSQKAAGILELQNQLAHFQRRLKEHNVLVSSGN